A part of Numida meleagris isolate 19003 breed g44 Domestic line chromosome 27, NumMel1.0, whole genome shotgun sequence genomic DNA contains:
- the MISP gene encoding mitotic interactor and substrate of PLK1 isoform X5: protein MDRVTRHLVFQFPHTRDQNDAYQGDADGDDDIFGPSPYSSQKENGYEMKTRLKSPSYFLESGKDAWNPSPDRESQLEVVRSGSLYDIRAYRNERKPSKLYEDDEPDPYRLQPPNISPEKAKELEDKRREVIRGQVVRKSSTMAEKWSSMDELSSIAAGGQGHGVPGTFAICFDKPSPGRAVTPVDPESIDREQINFSAARQQFLMLEKSSPGALFSPGYATSPRPEVTVRTTRQEWHGPDTVTRAEKGHGDATGPGQGGMERSIYTVYSVQHQATGKEEGYGRGKGDTNTSHPTGRAPGLARASSRDDLDSGLGEAYSGGSVGYSSNGSDVPNGLGDARDGGGSAEGSGETPIEREIRRALEREESLWKERGMRRLTSSSELVEIQTKPLLSLHAAPAQGRKGKDKGRASFNVQREIEKETKREEDLRRQGRLPGLYDRGTPQELGELRRVFEQEEHSPQQQQQQQQPPSSSRRAAERPRSPGDGLADGARTGRALSSPGVTPPHPRGRDEPPPLERASAGTRAREDSSGGRPHGPTPSPVLRREHFALSFWQPRVSVADGMGTRSPAGRELSPDGERGRDEQYTLRTWRPQRSALIEEEIRSDLQREEELQEQRRRRLMDGGDGPSRESSRSRHSSAASGASGSYSVSGSPVPAPQQPGVLGLVASFTPLRLGCVESLGPDPVRCSPSEERRRRTKEEGKYAGIEPIDRINTECSVSAGGGEHAGGAAPERYGAALGERAPEHRQRLRGGGRGGRGLCTVLISAADPINETPGFAITFSRGGEATLGFYLKGGGNAITLF from the exons ATGGACAGGGTCACCCGGCACCTGGTCTTCCAGTTCCCGCACACGCGCGATCAGAACGATGCCTACCAAGGCGACGCGGACGGAGACGATGATATATTTGGCCCCTCTCCATACAGCAGCCAGAAGGAGAATGGCTACGAGATGAAAACCAGGCTGAAGTCGCCCTCGTATTTCCTGGAGAGTGGGAAGGATGCGTGGAACCCGTCCCCGGACAGGGAGTCCCAGCTGGAGGTGGTGCGGTCGGGGAGCCTGTACGACATCAGGGCTTACAGGAACGAGAGGAAGCCCTCCAAGCTGTACGAGGACGACGAGCCGGACCCGTATAGGCTGCAACCCCCAAACATCTCCCCCGAAAAAGCAAAGGAGCTTGAGGACAagaggagggaggtgatccGGGGCCAGGTGGTGCGGAAGAGCTCCACCATGGCCGAGAAGTGGAGCTCCATGGATGAGCTGAGCTCCATCGCCGCAGGCGGGCAGGGCCACGGCGTCCCCGGCACCTTCGCCATCTGCTTTGACAAACCCTCCCCGGGCCGGGCTGTGACACCCGTGGACCCAGAGAGCATCGACCGGGAGCAGATCAACTTCTCGGCCGCGCGGCAGCAGTTCCTcatgctggagaagagcagccCCGGAGCTCTGTTCAGCCCAGGGTACGCCACGTCCCCGAGGCCGGAGGTGACGGTCAGAACCACCAGGCAGGAGTGGCACGGTCCTGACACCGTCACCAGGGCTGAGAAAGGCCACGGTGATGCCACGGGGCCCGGGCAGGGCGGGATGGAGAGGAGCATCTACACGGTGTACAGCGTGCAGCACCAGGCCACGGGGAAGGAGGAGGGCTATGGCCGCGGGAAGGGTGACACCAACACGTCACATCCCACGGGGAGAGCGCCCGGCCTGGCCAGAGCATCGTCCAGGGACGACCTGGACTCGGGGCTGGGGGAGGCGTACAGCGGGGGCAGCGTCGGATACAGCAGCAACGGCAGCGATGTCCCCAACGGGCTCGGGGACGCGAGGGACGGCGGGGGCTCGGCTGAGGGCAGCGGGGAGACCCCCATCGAGAGGGAGATCCGCCGGGCgctggagagggaggagagccTGTGGAAGGAGCGGGGCATGCGGAGGCTCACGTCCAGCAGCGAGCTGGTGGAGATCCAGACCAAACCGCTGCTGTCCCTGCACGCGGCCCCAGCGCAGGGCAGGAAAGGGAAGGACAAAGGCCGCGCATCCTTTAACGTCCAGCgggaaatagaaaaggaaacGAAGCGCGAGGAAGACCTGAGGAGGCAGGGCAGGCTGCCGGGGCTGTACGACAGGGGCACGCCGCAGGAGCTGGGCGAGCTCCGGAGGGTGTTCGAGCAGGAGGAGCACtccccgcagcagcagcagcagcagcagcagccgccctCCTCCAGCCGGCGGGCGGCCGAGCGGCCCCGGAGCCCCGGCGACGGCCTCGCCGACGGCGCCCGCACCGGGAGGGCCCTCTCCAGCCCCGGGGTGACCCCACCGCACCCACGGGGCCGGGATGAGCCCCCGCCGCTCGAACGCGCTTCCGCCGGCACGCGGGCGAGGGAGGATTCCTCGGGAGGAAGGCCGCACGGCCCCACCCCGAGCCCCGTCCTGCGCAGGGAGCACTTCGCCCTCAGCTTCTGGCAGCCCCGCGTCTCCGTCGCCGACGGCATGGGCACGCGGAGCCCGGCGGGGCGGGAGCTGAGCCCCGACGGGGAGCGAGGCCGGGACGAGCAGTACACGCTGCGCACGTGGAGGCCGCAGCGGTCGGCGCTGATCGAGGAGGAGATCCGCAGCGACCTGCAGCGcgaggaggagctgcaggaacagcggcggcggcggctgaTGGACGGCGGAGACGGCCCCTCCAGGGAGAGCTCCCGCTCGCGGCACAGCTCGG CGGCCTCGGGTGCCAGCGGCAGTTACTCGGTGTCCGGTTCCCCGGTCCCGGCCCCGCAGCAGCCGGGCGTCCTGGGCCTGGTGGCATCCTTCACCCCGCTGCGGCTGGGCTGCGTGGAGAGCCTCGGCCCCGATCCGGTGCGCTGCAGCCCGTcggaggagaggaggaggaggacgaaGGAGGAGGGCAAG tACGCGGGCATCGAACCCATTGACAGAATCAACACGGAG tgttctgttTCCGCAGGTGGTGGAGAGCACGCGGGTGGTGCGGCACCAgagcgctatggggcagcgctgggaGAGCGGGCGCCTGAGCACAGACAGCGActgaggggggggggaagggggggcaGGGGACTCTGTACAGTGCTGATCTCAGCAGCTGATCCGATCAATGAAACGCCCGGGTTCGCTATCACCTTTTCCCGTGGAGGTGAAGCAACACTTGGGTTTTATTTAAAGGGGGGAGGGAATGCGATcactttgttttaa